In Jaculus jaculus isolate mJacJac1 chromosome 11, mJacJac1.mat.Y.cur, whole genome shotgun sequence, the following proteins share a genomic window:
- the Telo2 gene encoding telomere length regulation protein TEL2 homolog isoform X1 has protein sequence MDPAPSAVRLSVQEAIHTLSSSEDAGHILTTLGSVRRYLGEAEDPALAGEKKEFATVHFSAFLRCLISKLSQEWLELSPDGQLEQLWESFFLEGPADQAFLVLMEGVEGSAGPSFRLMRMAQLLATFLSKGRMAALMEEQCRPQMKAGFPLLQETLLSKVVGLPDHLGNRLQRDNLAQFFPQNYFPVLGKEILQALQVVVNSLRGGLDCSVSFVSRVLGKVCIQGRQKEILSVLVPQLTVLTQDSGLWQRVCWRLAEQVPDQAMEAVLTGFVEVASGPEVLSRLLGNLVVKNKKAQFVMTQKFLFLQYRLTTPMLKSLLGYLAMDSQRRPLLIQALKELLETWGSSSSVRHAPLAQQRYISTAILICLVHLGEPELQDIRDELLAGMMEGVKCHLDSSLTPVRHLGMIVAEVISSRIHPEGPPLKFQYEDSELSREMLALVAPAPEGDCSSEEGGPPLAPAVTKAPAEMSVHGGVSSAQPPGSDSELDSDDEFIPYDMSGDTELKSSKAPLYIRDCMEALAVSEDVQRWEAALQALEGLVYRNPESTREVSVELVKILLHLEDRTSLARFGALRQRALVAVTVTDPARVAEYLTSQFYALNYSLQQRMDILDVLTLSAQELSRPGRLRRPSQHDSPGSGSQCSPTQAVSQPGSATAPNWRVVVEERIKSKTRRFSKGLPQRELSSSPNEFSSVAGHFFFPLTRHFDRPVVTFDLLGDDQLVLGRLTHTLGSLMYLAVNTTVAVPMGKALMEFIWVLRFHADTYVRRGLLSAVSSVLLSVPAERLLGDLPDELLEARSWLADPMSSLHALGTHPGTACMEHASSCVARPVLSCGSHAAADVAEKDADDGCRELAVKALLLLERIRGRLLPSS, from the exons ATGGACCCAGCGCCATCTGCCGTCCGACTCTCTGTCCAAGAAGCTATTCACACCCTTTCGTCCTCAGAGGATGCTGGTCACATCCTGACCACGCTGGGGTCGGTGAGGCGGTATCTGGGTGAAGCTGAGGACCCAGCCCTGGCTGGGGAGAAGAAGGAGTTTGCCACTGTCCACTTCTCAGCCTTTCTCAGATGTCTGATCAGCAAGCTTAGCCAGGAGTGGCTGGAGCTGTCCCCCGACGGCCAGCTGGAGCAGCTGTGGGAGAGCTTCTTCCTGGAGGGCCCTGCAGACCAGGCTTTCCTGGTGCTGATGGAGGGAGTGGAGGGCAGCGCTGG CCCTAGCTTTCGTTTGATGAGGATGGCTCAGCTGCTGGCGACATTTCTGAGCAAGGGCAGGATGGCAGCGCTGATGGAGGAACAGTGTCGTCCACAGATGAAAGCTGGCTTCCCTCTGCTTCAGGAGACGCTGCTTAGCAAGGTGGTGGGCTTACCTGACCACCTTGGCAACCGTCTGCAGCGAGACAACCTGGCCCAGTTTTTCCCCCAGAATTATTTCCCTGTGCTTGGCAAGGAGATTCTGCAGGCACTACAGGTGGTGGTCAACTCGCTCCGAG GTGGCCTAGACTGCTCTGTCTCCTTTGTGTCTCGCGTCCTGGGGAAGGTCTGCATCCAAGGGCGGCAGA AAGAGATCCTGAGTGTGCTGGTGCCTCAGCTCACGGTGCTCACCCAGGACAGCGGCCTGTGGCAGCGCGTGTGCTGGCGCCTGGCCGAGCAAGTGCCAGACCAGGCAATGGAGGCTGTGTTGACCGGATTCGTGGAGGTTGCTTCCGG ACCTGAAGTTTTGTCACGACTGTTGGGGAACCTGGTGGTAAAGAATAAGAAAGCCCAATTTGTGATGACGCAGAAGTTTCTGTTTTTGCAGTACCGACTCACG ACACCCATGCTGAAGAGCCTGCTGGGGTACCTGGCCATGGATAGCCAGCGGCGACCACTCCTCATACAG GCCCTGAAGGAGCTGCTGGAGACATGGGGCAGCAGCAGCTCTGTCCGACACGCTCCCCTGGCACAGCAGCGCTACATCAGCACAGCCATTCTTATCTGCCTGGTGCACTTGGGGGAGCCAGAGCTCCAGGACATCCGGGATG AACTGCTGGCTGGCATGATGGAGGGTGTGAAGTGCCACCTTGACAGCAGCCTGACTCCTGTCCGTCACTTGGGCATGATTGTGGCCGAGGTCATTAGCTCCCGGATTCACCCTGAGGGGCCTCCCCTGAAATTCCAG TACGAAGACAGTGAGCTGAGCCGTGAGATGCTGGCCTTAGTCGCACCAGCGCCTGAGGGCGACTGTTCCTCAGAAGAAGG AGGTCCTCCCCTGGCTCCTGCCGTGACCAAGGCCCCTGCTGAGATGAGTGTGCATGGTGGTGTCTCCTCAGCTCAGCCACCAGGCTCGGACTCAGAGTTGGACAG TGATGATGAGTTCATCCCGTATGACATGTCAGGGGACACAGAGCTGAAGAGCAGCAAGGCACCCCTGTACATCCGGGACTGCATGGAAG CCCTGGCGGTGTCTGAGGACGTGCAGCGCTGGGAGGCGGCCCTGCAGGCCCTTGAGGGTCTGGTCTACAGGAACCCCGAGAGCACTCGGGAG GTAAGTGTGGAACTGGTGAAAATACTGCTGCATCTGGAAGACAGGACCTCTTTGGCAAGATTTGGGGCATTGCGCCAGAGAGCCCTGGTAGCTGTCACAGTCACAGACCCAGCCCGG GTGGCTGAATATCTGACCTCACAGTTCTATGCCCTCAACTACAGTCTACAGCAGCGCATGGACATTTTGGAT GTTCTGACTCTGTCTGCCCAGGAGCTGTCTCGGCCAGGACGCCTCCGGAGGCCTTCCCAGCATGACTCCCCGGGTTCTGGCAGCCAGTGCTCACCGACACAGGCTGTCTCTCAGCCTGGCAGTGCAACGGCTCCCAACTGGCGGGTGGTCGTTGAGGAGCGGATCAAAAGCAAGACCCGGAGATTCTCtaag GGCCTTCCCCAGCGGGAGCTGTCAAGCAGCCCTAATGAGTTCAGCTCCGTGGCCGGCCACTTCTTCTTCCCCCTCACTCGGCACTTTGACAG GCCTGTGGTGACATTTGACCTTTTGGGAGATGACCAGTTGGTTCTTGGAAGATTGACCCACACTTTAGGGTCCTTGATGTACCTGGCTGTTAACACTACT GTAGCTGTGCCTATGGGCAAGGCGCTGATGGAGTTCATTTGGGTCCTTCGCTTCCATGCTGACAC CTACGTGCGCCGGGGCTTGCTGTCTGCCGTCTCCTCCGTCCTCCTGAGCGTACCTGCAGAGCGGCTGCTGGGGGACCTGCCAGATGAGCTTCTGGAAGCCAGGTCCTGGCTGGCAG ACCCCATGTCCTCACTCCATGCCCTGGGGACTCACCCGGGAACCGCCTGCATGGAACATGCGTCTTCCTGCGTGGCCCGTCCAGTGCTGAGCTGCGGCTCCCACGCGGCTGCAG ACGTGGCAGAGAAGGATGCAGATGATGGCTGCAGGGAGCTGGCAGTGAAGGCTCTGCTACTTCTGGAAAGAATCAGAGGGAGACTCCTCCCTAGCTCCTGA
- the Telo2 gene encoding telomere length regulation protein TEL2 homolog isoform X2 has product MDPAPSAVRLSVQEAIHTLSSSEDAGHILTTLGSVRRYLGEAEDPALAGEKKEFATVHFSAFLRCLISKLSQEWLELSPDGQLEQLWESFFLEGPADQAFLVLMEGVEGSAGPSFRLMRMAQLLATFLSKGRMAALMEEQCRPQMKAGFPLLQETLLSKVVGLPDHLGNRLQRDNLAQFFPQNYFPVLGKEILQALQVVVNSLRGGLDCSVSFVSRVLGKVCIQGRQKILSVLVPQLTVLTQDSGLWQRVCWRLAEQVPDQAMEAVLTGFVEVASGPEVLSRLLGNLVVKNKKAQFVMTQKFLFLQYRLTTPMLKSLLGYLAMDSQRRPLLIQALKELLETWGSSSSVRHAPLAQQRYISTAILICLVHLGEPELQDIRDELLAGMMEGVKCHLDSSLTPVRHLGMIVAEVISSRIHPEGPPLKFQYEDSELSREMLALVAPAPEGDCSSEEGGPPLAPAVTKAPAEMSVHGGVSSAQPPGSDSELDSDDEFIPYDMSGDTELKSSKAPLYIRDCMEALAVSEDVQRWEAALQALEGLVYRNPESTREVSVELVKILLHLEDRTSLARFGALRQRALVAVTVTDPARVAEYLTSQFYALNYSLQQRMDILDVLTLSAQELSRPGRLRRPSQHDSPGSGSQCSPTQAVSQPGSATAPNWRVVVEERIKSKTRRFSKGLPQRELSSSPNEFSSVAGHFFFPLTRHFDRPVVTFDLLGDDQLVLGRLTHTLGSLMYLAVNTTVAVPMGKALMEFIWVLRFHADTYVRRGLLSAVSSVLLSVPAERLLGDLPDELLEARSWLADPMSSLHALGTHPGTACMEHASSCVARPVLSCGSHAAADVAEKDADDGCRELAVKALLLLERIRGRLLPSS; this is encoded by the exons ATGGACCCAGCGCCATCTGCCGTCCGACTCTCTGTCCAAGAAGCTATTCACACCCTTTCGTCCTCAGAGGATGCTGGTCACATCCTGACCACGCTGGGGTCGGTGAGGCGGTATCTGGGTGAAGCTGAGGACCCAGCCCTGGCTGGGGAGAAGAAGGAGTTTGCCACTGTCCACTTCTCAGCCTTTCTCAGATGTCTGATCAGCAAGCTTAGCCAGGAGTGGCTGGAGCTGTCCCCCGACGGCCAGCTGGAGCAGCTGTGGGAGAGCTTCTTCCTGGAGGGCCCTGCAGACCAGGCTTTCCTGGTGCTGATGGAGGGAGTGGAGGGCAGCGCTGG CCCTAGCTTTCGTTTGATGAGGATGGCTCAGCTGCTGGCGACATTTCTGAGCAAGGGCAGGATGGCAGCGCTGATGGAGGAACAGTGTCGTCCACAGATGAAAGCTGGCTTCCCTCTGCTTCAGGAGACGCTGCTTAGCAAGGTGGTGGGCTTACCTGACCACCTTGGCAACCGTCTGCAGCGAGACAACCTGGCCCAGTTTTTCCCCCAGAATTATTTCCCTGTGCTTGGCAAGGAGATTCTGCAGGCACTACAGGTGGTGGTCAACTCGCTCCGAG GTGGCCTAGACTGCTCTGTCTCCTTTGTGTCTCGCGTCCTGGGGAAGGTCTGCATCCAAGGGCGGCAGA AGATCCTGAGTGTGCTGGTGCCTCAGCTCACGGTGCTCACCCAGGACAGCGGCCTGTGGCAGCGCGTGTGCTGGCGCCTGGCCGAGCAAGTGCCAGACCAGGCAATGGAGGCTGTGTTGACCGGATTCGTGGAGGTTGCTTCCGG ACCTGAAGTTTTGTCACGACTGTTGGGGAACCTGGTGGTAAAGAATAAGAAAGCCCAATTTGTGATGACGCAGAAGTTTCTGTTTTTGCAGTACCGACTCACG ACACCCATGCTGAAGAGCCTGCTGGGGTACCTGGCCATGGATAGCCAGCGGCGACCACTCCTCATACAG GCCCTGAAGGAGCTGCTGGAGACATGGGGCAGCAGCAGCTCTGTCCGACACGCTCCCCTGGCACAGCAGCGCTACATCAGCACAGCCATTCTTATCTGCCTGGTGCACTTGGGGGAGCCAGAGCTCCAGGACATCCGGGATG AACTGCTGGCTGGCATGATGGAGGGTGTGAAGTGCCACCTTGACAGCAGCCTGACTCCTGTCCGTCACTTGGGCATGATTGTGGCCGAGGTCATTAGCTCCCGGATTCACCCTGAGGGGCCTCCCCTGAAATTCCAG TACGAAGACAGTGAGCTGAGCCGTGAGATGCTGGCCTTAGTCGCACCAGCGCCTGAGGGCGACTGTTCCTCAGAAGAAGG AGGTCCTCCCCTGGCTCCTGCCGTGACCAAGGCCCCTGCTGAGATGAGTGTGCATGGTGGTGTCTCCTCAGCTCAGCCACCAGGCTCGGACTCAGAGTTGGACAG TGATGATGAGTTCATCCCGTATGACATGTCAGGGGACACAGAGCTGAAGAGCAGCAAGGCACCCCTGTACATCCGGGACTGCATGGAAG CCCTGGCGGTGTCTGAGGACGTGCAGCGCTGGGAGGCGGCCCTGCAGGCCCTTGAGGGTCTGGTCTACAGGAACCCCGAGAGCACTCGGGAG GTAAGTGTGGAACTGGTGAAAATACTGCTGCATCTGGAAGACAGGACCTCTTTGGCAAGATTTGGGGCATTGCGCCAGAGAGCCCTGGTAGCTGTCACAGTCACAGACCCAGCCCGG GTGGCTGAATATCTGACCTCACAGTTCTATGCCCTCAACTACAGTCTACAGCAGCGCATGGACATTTTGGAT GTTCTGACTCTGTCTGCCCAGGAGCTGTCTCGGCCAGGACGCCTCCGGAGGCCTTCCCAGCATGACTCCCCGGGTTCTGGCAGCCAGTGCTCACCGACACAGGCTGTCTCTCAGCCTGGCAGTGCAACGGCTCCCAACTGGCGGGTGGTCGTTGAGGAGCGGATCAAAAGCAAGACCCGGAGATTCTCtaag GGCCTTCCCCAGCGGGAGCTGTCAAGCAGCCCTAATGAGTTCAGCTCCGTGGCCGGCCACTTCTTCTTCCCCCTCACTCGGCACTTTGACAG GCCTGTGGTGACATTTGACCTTTTGGGAGATGACCAGTTGGTTCTTGGAAGATTGACCCACACTTTAGGGTCCTTGATGTACCTGGCTGTTAACACTACT GTAGCTGTGCCTATGGGCAAGGCGCTGATGGAGTTCATTTGGGTCCTTCGCTTCCATGCTGACAC CTACGTGCGCCGGGGCTTGCTGTCTGCCGTCTCCTCCGTCCTCCTGAGCGTACCTGCAGAGCGGCTGCTGGGGGACCTGCCAGATGAGCTTCTGGAAGCCAGGTCCTGGCTGGCAG ACCCCATGTCCTCACTCCATGCCCTGGGGACTCACCCGGGAACCGCCTGCATGGAACATGCGTCTTCCTGCGTGGCCCGTCCAGTGCTGAGCTGCGGCTCCCACGCGGCTGCAG ACGTGGCAGAGAAGGATGCAGATGATGGCTGCAGGGAGCTGGCAGTGAAGGCTCTGCTACTTCTGGAAAGAATCAGAGGGAGACTCCTCCCTAGCTCCTGA
- the Telo2 gene encoding telomere length regulation protein TEL2 homolog isoform X3, whose amino-acid sequence MDPAPSAVRLSVQEAIHTLSSSEDAGHILTTLGSVRRYLGEAEDPALAGEKKEFATVHFSAFLRCLISKLSQEWLELSPDGQLEQLWESFFLEGPADQAFLVLMEGVEGSAGPSFRLMRMAQLLATFLSKGRMAALMEEQCRPQMKAGFPLLQETLLSKVVGLPDHLGNRLQRDNLAQFFPQNYFPVLGKEILQALQVVVNSLRGGLDCSVSFVSRVLGKVCIQGRQKEILSVLVPQLTVLTQDSGLWQRVCWRLAEQVPDQAMEAVLTGFVEVASGPEVLSRLLGNLVVKNKKAQFVMTQKFLFLQYRLTTPMLKSLLGYLAMDSQRRPLLIQALKELLETWGSSSSVRHAPLAQQRYISTAILICLVHLGEPELQDIRDELLAGMMEGVKCHLDSSLTPVRHLGMIVAEVISSRIHPEGPPLKFQYEDSELSREMLALVAPAPEGDCSSEEGGPPLAPAVTKAPAEMSVHGGVSSAQPPGSDSELDSDDEFIPYDMSGDTELKSSKAPLYIRDCMEALAVSEDVQRWEAALQALEGLVYRNPESTREVSVELVKILLHLEDRTSLARFGALRQRALVAVTVTDPARVAEYLTSQFYALNYSLQQRMDILDVLTLSAQELSRPGRLRRPSQHDSPGSGSQCSPTQAVSQPGSATAPNWRVVVEERIKSKTRRFSKGLPQRELSSSPNEFSSVAGHFFFPLTRHFDRPVVTFDLLGDDQLVLGRLTHTLGSLMYLAVNTTVAVPMGKALMEFIWVLRFHADTYVRRGLLSAVSSVLLSVPAERLLGDLPDELLEARSWLADVAEKDADDGCRELAVKALLLLERIRGRLLPSS is encoded by the exons ATGGACCCAGCGCCATCTGCCGTCCGACTCTCTGTCCAAGAAGCTATTCACACCCTTTCGTCCTCAGAGGATGCTGGTCACATCCTGACCACGCTGGGGTCGGTGAGGCGGTATCTGGGTGAAGCTGAGGACCCAGCCCTGGCTGGGGAGAAGAAGGAGTTTGCCACTGTCCACTTCTCAGCCTTTCTCAGATGTCTGATCAGCAAGCTTAGCCAGGAGTGGCTGGAGCTGTCCCCCGACGGCCAGCTGGAGCAGCTGTGGGAGAGCTTCTTCCTGGAGGGCCCTGCAGACCAGGCTTTCCTGGTGCTGATGGAGGGAGTGGAGGGCAGCGCTGG CCCTAGCTTTCGTTTGATGAGGATGGCTCAGCTGCTGGCGACATTTCTGAGCAAGGGCAGGATGGCAGCGCTGATGGAGGAACAGTGTCGTCCACAGATGAAAGCTGGCTTCCCTCTGCTTCAGGAGACGCTGCTTAGCAAGGTGGTGGGCTTACCTGACCACCTTGGCAACCGTCTGCAGCGAGACAACCTGGCCCAGTTTTTCCCCCAGAATTATTTCCCTGTGCTTGGCAAGGAGATTCTGCAGGCACTACAGGTGGTGGTCAACTCGCTCCGAG GTGGCCTAGACTGCTCTGTCTCCTTTGTGTCTCGCGTCCTGGGGAAGGTCTGCATCCAAGGGCGGCAGA AAGAGATCCTGAGTGTGCTGGTGCCTCAGCTCACGGTGCTCACCCAGGACAGCGGCCTGTGGCAGCGCGTGTGCTGGCGCCTGGCCGAGCAAGTGCCAGACCAGGCAATGGAGGCTGTGTTGACCGGATTCGTGGAGGTTGCTTCCGG ACCTGAAGTTTTGTCACGACTGTTGGGGAACCTGGTGGTAAAGAATAAGAAAGCCCAATTTGTGATGACGCAGAAGTTTCTGTTTTTGCAGTACCGACTCACG ACACCCATGCTGAAGAGCCTGCTGGGGTACCTGGCCATGGATAGCCAGCGGCGACCACTCCTCATACAG GCCCTGAAGGAGCTGCTGGAGACATGGGGCAGCAGCAGCTCTGTCCGACACGCTCCCCTGGCACAGCAGCGCTACATCAGCACAGCCATTCTTATCTGCCTGGTGCACTTGGGGGAGCCAGAGCTCCAGGACATCCGGGATG AACTGCTGGCTGGCATGATGGAGGGTGTGAAGTGCCACCTTGACAGCAGCCTGACTCCTGTCCGTCACTTGGGCATGATTGTGGCCGAGGTCATTAGCTCCCGGATTCACCCTGAGGGGCCTCCCCTGAAATTCCAG TACGAAGACAGTGAGCTGAGCCGTGAGATGCTGGCCTTAGTCGCACCAGCGCCTGAGGGCGACTGTTCCTCAGAAGAAGG AGGTCCTCCCCTGGCTCCTGCCGTGACCAAGGCCCCTGCTGAGATGAGTGTGCATGGTGGTGTCTCCTCAGCTCAGCCACCAGGCTCGGACTCAGAGTTGGACAG TGATGATGAGTTCATCCCGTATGACATGTCAGGGGACACAGAGCTGAAGAGCAGCAAGGCACCCCTGTACATCCGGGACTGCATGGAAG CCCTGGCGGTGTCTGAGGACGTGCAGCGCTGGGAGGCGGCCCTGCAGGCCCTTGAGGGTCTGGTCTACAGGAACCCCGAGAGCACTCGGGAG GTAAGTGTGGAACTGGTGAAAATACTGCTGCATCTGGAAGACAGGACCTCTTTGGCAAGATTTGGGGCATTGCGCCAGAGAGCCCTGGTAGCTGTCACAGTCACAGACCCAGCCCGG GTGGCTGAATATCTGACCTCACAGTTCTATGCCCTCAACTACAGTCTACAGCAGCGCATGGACATTTTGGAT GTTCTGACTCTGTCTGCCCAGGAGCTGTCTCGGCCAGGACGCCTCCGGAGGCCTTCCCAGCATGACTCCCCGGGTTCTGGCAGCCAGTGCTCACCGACACAGGCTGTCTCTCAGCCTGGCAGTGCAACGGCTCCCAACTGGCGGGTGGTCGTTGAGGAGCGGATCAAAAGCAAGACCCGGAGATTCTCtaag GGCCTTCCCCAGCGGGAGCTGTCAAGCAGCCCTAATGAGTTCAGCTCCGTGGCCGGCCACTTCTTCTTCCCCCTCACTCGGCACTTTGACAG GCCTGTGGTGACATTTGACCTTTTGGGAGATGACCAGTTGGTTCTTGGAAGATTGACCCACACTTTAGGGTCCTTGATGTACCTGGCTGTTAACACTACT GTAGCTGTGCCTATGGGCAAGGCGCTGATGGAGTTCATTTGGGTCCTTCGCTTCCATGCTGACAC CTACGTGCGCCGGGGCTTGCTGTCTGCCGTCTCCTCCGTCCTCCTGAGCGTACCTGCAGAGCGGCTGCTGGGGGACCTGCCAGATGAGCTTCTGGAAGCCAGGTCCTGGCTGGCAG ACGTGGCAGAGAAGGATGCAGATGATGGCTGCAGGGAGCTGGCAGTGAAGGCTCTGCTACTTCTGGAAAGAATCAGAGGGAGACTCCTCCCTAGCTCCTGA